Proteins encoded in a region of the Nicotiana tomentosiformis chromosome 9, ASM39032v3, whole genome shotgun sequence genome:
- the LOC104121532 gene encoding importin subunit alpha-2-like, with the protein MSLRPSARTEVRRNRYKVAVDAEEGRRRREDNMVEIRKSKREESLLKKRREGLQPQQQPFPANLHTSTVEKKLESLPSMVAGVWSNDNNLQLEATTQFRKLLSIERSPPIEEVIQSGVVPRFVEFLMREDFPQLQFEAAWALTNIASGTSENTRVVIDHGAVPIFVKLLGSPSDDVREQAVWALGNVAGDSPRCRDLVLSNGALIPLLAQLNEHAKLSMLRNATWTLSNFCRGKPQPPFEQVRPALSALQRLVHSNDEEVLTDACWALSYLSDGTNDKIQAVIEAGVCPRLVELLMHPSPSVLIPALRTVGNIVTGDDLQTQCIIEHGALTCLLSLLTHNHKKSIKKEACWTISNITAGNKEQIQAVIEAGLIAPLVNLLQTAEFDIKKEAAWAISNATSGGTHEQIKFLVSQGCIKPLCDLLVCPDPRIVTVCLEGLENILKVGEAEKANTGGINYYAQLTDDAEGLEKIENLQSHDNNEIYEKAVKILETYWLEEEDETLPAGDETQAGFNFGGNDIQLPSGGFKFG; encoded by the exons ATGTCTCTGAGACCAAGTGCTAGGACGGAAGTTCGTCGGAACCGGTACAAGGTCGCCGTCGACGCCGAGGAAGGCCGGCGCCGGCGAGAGGACAACATGGTTGAGATCCGAAAGAGCAAGAGAGAAGAGAGTTTGCTCAAGAAGCGTAGGGAAGGCCTTCAACCCCAACAACAACCCTTCCCGGCTAATCTCCATACATCTACCGTTGAAAAAAAG TTGGAAAGTCTTCCATCAATGGTTGCTGGTGTTTGGTCAAATGATAACAATTTGCAGCTGGAGGCCACCACACAATTCCGTAAATTGCTCTCTATTG AAAGGAGTCCTCCTATTGAGGAAGTTATACAATCTGGTGTTGTTCCTCGATTTGTTGAGTTTCTAATGAGGGAAGACTTTCCGCAGCTCCAG TTTGAAGCTGCTTGGGCTCTCACAAACATTGCTTCTGGTACCTCGGAGAATACCAGAGTGGTGATTGATCATGGGGCGGTGCCAATTTTTGTAAAGCTTCTGGGTTCTCCAAGTGATGATGTCCGTGAGCAG GCTGTGTGGGCATTGGGAAATGTTGCTGGCGATTCTCCTAGATGCCGTGATCTTGTGCTTAGTAATGGGGCTTTGATTCCTTTGCTGGCTCAGTTGAACGAGCATGCCAAGCTTTCAATGCTGAGAAATGCCACGTGGACTTTATCAAACTTTTGTAGAGGCAAGCCACAACCTCCATTTGAGCAG GTGAGACCAGCACTCTCAGCTCTTCAGCGCCTCGTTCATTCGAATGATGAAGAGGTGCTAACAGATGCATGCTGGGCACTTTCTTACCTTTCTGATGGTACCAACGACAAAATTCAAGCCGTCATTGAAGCAGGTGTTTGTCCACGGCTGGTTGAGCTCCTCAT GCATCCGTCTCCTTCAGTACTCATCCCTGCTCTCCGTACAGTTGGAAATATTGTTACAGGAGATGACCTCCAGACTCAG TGCATTATTGAACATGGTGCCCTTACTTGCCTGCTGAGCTTGTTAACACACAATCACAAAAAGAGCATCAAGAAAGAGGCATGCTGGACCATATCCAATATTACTGCTGGGAACAAGGAGCAGATACAG GCTGTAATTGAGGCTGGATTAATTGCTCCTCTGGTCAATCTGCTTCAAACTGCAGAATTTGATATCAAAAAAGAGGCTGCCTGGGCTATTTCAAATGCTACTTCTGGTGGGACTCATGAGCAGATCAA GTTCTTGGTGAGTCAGGGTTGCATAAAGCCTCTATGTGATTTGCTTGTGTGCCCCGATCCAAGGATTGTCACAGTCTGTCTGGAAGGATTAGAAAACATATTGAAGGTTGGGGAAGCAGAAAAAGCAAACACTGGAGGCATTAATTACTATGCTCAGCTGACCGACGATGCAGAGGGATTGGAAAAGATTGAAAACCTTCAGAGTCATGATAACAATGAGATATATGAGAAGGCTGTTAAGATACTGGAAACATACTGGTTGGAGGAGGAGGACGAAACATTGCCGGCAGGTGATGAAACACAAGCTGGATTCAATTTTGGTGGGAATGACATTCAACTTCCATCTGGTGGATTCAAGTTTGGTTGA